In Ruania alkalisoli, the DNA window GATGCTCGCCAAGGCCTGCAGCCCTGCCGACCTCACCGGGCTCGAGGGCCTGCAGGTGATCGCACTGTGCGAGACGGCGCGCGGCGTGCTCGCGGCCCCCGAGATCGCCGCCGAGGACTCGGTGGTCGGCCTGATGTGGGGCGCCGAGGACCTGATGGCCTCCCTTGGGGGCACCTCCAGCCGATTCTCCGTCTCCACCTCCGGTGTGGCGGCCCCCTATCGGCCGGTCGCGCGTCACGCCCGGTCCCGGGTGCTGCTCGCCGCGGGCGCCTACGGCAAGGCTGCCATCGACGCCGTCCATCTCGACCTCGACGATCTCGTGGGACTGCGCGGCGAGGCGGAGGACGCCGCCGCCTCCGGATTCGCCGCCACCGCTTGCCTGCACCCGCAGCAGGTGCCCATCGTCCGCGAGGCGTACCGTCCCGATGCCGCACGGGTGAGGTGGGCACGGGAGGTGATGGCTGCCGTCGGGGAGCGTGGGGGCGTGCAACGCCATGGCAGTCAGATGGTGGACGAACCCCTGCTCGCCCAGGCGCGCGCAGTGCTGCGCCGCGCCGGAGAGCAACTCACGTGACCAGCCCATCCCTGACCGCCGTCACCATCTCCTCTCCGCCGCCCGGCCGGCACCCACGGGCGGAGGTGTGCGTGTGCCTTGATCTGCACGGACACCCGTTCGGCCTGTGGACCTGAGAGAGTGGGGTCATGGAATCCGAAGAACGCCTCGCCGTCTTCCTCGACTACGAGAACCTCGCGCTCGGCGCCCGCGAGCACCTGGGCGGGATGGCGTTCGACTTCGGGCCGATCGCCGA includes these proteins:
- a CDS encoding HpcH/HpaI aldolase/citrate lyase family protein, with translation MTAPGPARSAADLPGPALLFCPADRPDRFTKAAERADGVILDLEDAVAADARAAARRALEAHPLDPDRTIVRVNAADSPEHVADVDAVRSAGYQRVMLAKACSPADLTGLEGLQVIALCETARGVLAAPEIAAEDSVVGLMWGAEDLMASLGGTSSRFSVSTSGVAAPYRPVARHARSRVLLAAGAYGKAAIDAVHLDLDDLVGLRGEAEDAAASGFAATACLHPQQVPIVREAYRPDAARVRWAREVMAAVGERGGVQRHGSQMVDEPLLAQARAVLRRAGEQLT